AATCGGGGGCGGAGGCCAGGAGGTTGTCCATCGTGCCGGACAGCTTGCCGCCGCTCTGCGGCTTGATGGTCATGGCGGCGTTGTCGCCCTCGATGTAGCTCACGTCGTAATAGGTCTGGTTGCCGCCGCCGTTGAACTTGACCTCACCGAGCGTGGCCGCGGCCCCATCGCCGGACGTGCTGCGGAAGTTGCCGGACCAGCCCTGGGGGAACTCCACGGTCTGGGCCTTGCCGGGCTGCAGCGTCAGGGGGGGCAGCTCCTTCTCACCGGCGTTGGGCGTGAACTTGATGGTCATGGGTGACTTGCCATCGTTGGTGAAGGTCATCGTGTTTCCCTTCTTCGGAGCATTGCCCGCCGAAGTGACTCCCTCCGTCTGGGAGACCTGCGCGCTCGGGGTGCTCGAAGCACTCGGGGCTTTCGTCGCGTCAGCCGCTTGGGGTGCTCCCTGGACCAGCGCCTGGAGGCCCGGGGCCGCGCTGTCCTCGGCGCCAATTTCCGGCACCTCACCGTTCAGGTCGCCCAGCAGGTCCTCGCACAGGGTCAACATCTGCTGCGCCACCTGCTCGAGCAGCTGGTCCATCGGGTCCACACCGCCCGCCTTCGTCGGGTTCAGCGGGGAGTCGAAGCCGTCGGCCTGGAACAACTGTCCCAGGGGGCTGCTCTGCTGCGTGCTCTGGAGTTCCGACACCCCTTTGCCCGCGCAGCGGGAGACCGGCTCGGTGCTGGGCGTGCTCGGGGTGAAGACGGGCGACCTGGAGATGGGGGAGAGCGCCATGGCGGAAGTTCCTCGGGAGCGAAGTGGATGTGAGCGGCCATGAAGCAGGAGGCGTGCCAGGGCCCGCGATCCTCTCGAATCCCTCTCGGAAGGGGCGGATCCTGGGGATTGCCGTCACCCTCCGGAGGGCCGCGAACCTGGTGACTGCTGTCACGCCCTGGTGACTGCTGTCACCACTGGCCTCACGCCACCGGAGGGAATGGGGTGCGTTTCCGACACGAGCGTCCCTACGTTGGCTCATCGCTGGTGCCCCCCAACAGGAGCCTGCCTCACATGAAGAAGCTCTGGGTTGCCTTTGCCGCCGTTCTCATCGCTTCGTTCGCCGTGCTGGGCTGGGTAGGCGTGCGCGTCTACCAACAGGCGCCTCCCGTTCCCCAACGGGTGGTGACGACGGACGGACAGCAGGTGCTCGGGCCCGGGGAAATCCAAGCCGGGCAGAACGTCTGGCAGGCCATGGGTGGCATGGAGGTGGGCTCCATCTGGGGCCACGGCAGCTACGTGGCTCCGGACTGGACGGCGGACTGGCTGCATCGCGAGGCCCTCTTCATTCTCGATGCCTGGGCGCTGGCCGAGCACCGCGCACGCTACGACGCGCTGGACCGGCCCCAGCAGGCCGCGCTGCGCGAGCGCCTCACCGTCCTCATCCGCACCAACACCTACGACGCCGCCACCGGCACTCTTACGCTCGACCCGGTGCGCGCTCGTGCCTTCGCGGCCAACCAGGCGCACCTCGCGGACGTCTTCACCCGCGGGCGCCCCGAGTACGCCATCCCTTCGGGCGCCCTGAAGGACCCGGCCCAGCTGCGGCTCCTCTCGGGTTTCGTCTTCTGGAGCGCCTGGGCCGCGGGCACCCAGCGCCCGGACGACCGCGTCACCTACACGAGCAACTGGCCCCACGAGCCGCTCATCGGAAACGTCCCGACGGGCGACACCGTGGTGTGGACGGGCGTGAGCATCATCCTGCTGTTGGCCGGCATTGGCGCCATGGCCTTCTACTACGCCTCCCGTCCCGCCGAGGAGCCACTGGGCGAGGTGCCAGCGGATGATCCGCTGCTCGCCCTGCGCCCCACGCCCTCCCAGCTCAGCGTGGTGAAGTACTTCTGGGTGGTGTCGGGCCTCTTGCTGCTGCAAATCCTCCTGGGCGTCGTCACGGCGCACTACGGGGTGGAGGGCTCGGGCTTCTACGGCATTCCGCTGGACCAGGTGCTGCCCTACAGCGTGACGCGCACGTGGCACACCCAGCTGGGCATCTTCTGGATCGCCACGGCGTGGCTCGCCGCGGGCCTCTACATCGGCCCGGCGGTGGGCGGGGTGGAGCCCAGGGGCCAGAGGCTGGGTGTCAACGTGCTCTTTGGCGCGTTGCTGGTGGTGGTGCTGGGCTCCATGGCGGGCCAATGGCTGAGCGTCATGGGCTACCTGGGCACCGGGGATGCCTGGTTCTACCTGGGCCACAGCGGCTACGAATACATCGACCTGGGCCGGCTCTGGCAGCTGGCCCTGCTGGTGGGGCTCTTCCTCTGGCTCTTCCTCGTGGTGCGCGCGATTCGCCCGGCGCTGCGGCGCGAGGACGAGCAGCGCCCCATCCTCACGCTCTTCCTCATCAGCTCCGCGGCCATCGCCGGCTTCTACTTCGCGGCGCTCGGGGCCGGGCGCACCACCAACCTCGCGGTGGCCGAGTACTGGCGTTGGTGGGTGGTGC
The sequence above is a segment of the Archangium lipolyticum genome. Coding sequences within it:
- a CDS encoding glycoside hydrolase 64/thaumatin family protein, whose amino-acid sequence is MALSPISRSPVFTPSTPSTEPVSRCAGKGVSELQSTQQSSPLGQLFQADGFDSPLNPTKAGGVDPMDQLLEQVAQQMLTLCEDLLGDLNGEVPEIGAEDSAAPGLQALVQGAPQAADATKAPSASSTPSAQVSQTEGVTSAGNAPKKGNTMTFTNDGKSPMTIKFTPNAGEKELPPLTLQPGKAQTVEFPQGWSGNFRSTSGDGAAATLGEVKFNGGGNQTYYDVSYIEGDNAAMTIKPQSGGKLSGTMDNLLASAPDSVKARNADGSVYGIKKTTTSNVQDPGVVDFYRKHVGADQGYVIPTDDLSTLGTADTHLDVHLRDLA
- a CDS encoding nitric-oxide reductase large subunit — protein: MKKLWVAFAAVLIASFAVLGWVGVRVYQQAPPVPQRVVTTDGQQVLGPGEIQAGQNVWQAMGGMEVGSIWGHGSYVAPDWTADWLHREALFILDAWALAEHRARYDALDRPQQAALRERLTVLIRTNTYDAATGTLTLDPVRARAFAANQAHLADVFTRGRPEYAIPSGALKDPAQLRLLSGFVFWSAWAAGTQRPDDRVTYTSNWPHEPLIGNVPTGDTVVWTGVSIILLLAGIGAMAFYYASRPAEEPLGEVPADDPLLALRPTPSQLSVVKYFWVVSGLLLLQILLGVVTAHYGVEGSGFYGIPLDQVLPYSVTRTWHTQLGIFWIATAWLAAGLYIGPAVGGVEPRGQRLGVNVLFGALLVVVLGSMAGQWLSVMGYLGTGDAWFYLGHSGYEYIDLGRLWQLALLVGLFLWLFLVVRAIRPALRREDEQRPILTLFLISSAAIAGFYFAALGAGRTTNLAVAEYWRWWVVHLWVEGFFEVFATVVIAFLFARLKLLSLRTAGEATVLSATIFLAGGIIGTLHHLYFSGTPTVVLALGSVFSALEVVPLLFVGYEAWHNLKLTRTSPWVRNYRWPIYFFVSVAFWNLVGAGLFGFMINPPIALYYMQGLNTTPVHGHAALFGVYGMLGIGLMLFSLRALDPVQEWNERLVRFSFWAINAGLMTMVVLSLLPVGLMQTWASVEHGYWYARSAEFLQTPVMNVLRWMRVPGDTLFALGAMALVLFVLRVGRGRTMRRAAAEASER